The Babylonia areolata isolate BAREFJ2019XMU chromosome 2, ASM4173473v1, whole genome shotgun sequence genome segment gttcttttacgtgcgataagtgcatgctgcacacgggacctgtttatcgtctcatccgaataactaacgtccagagcaccacttaaggtctggtggagggggagaaaataccggcgactgagccgtgattcgaaccagcgcgctcagattctctcgcttcttaggcggacgcgttacctctaggccatcactcaacacatGAATGAATCAGTCTTTAATGGGTGAAGAGttaggcacaataaaggcctttttacaattctgcccatttaacaacacaaaacataaaaatagatgaatcttcttcttcgttcgtgggctgcaactcccacgttcactcgtatgtacacgagcgggcttttacgtgcatgatcgtttttaccccgccacctaggcagccacactccgttttcggggataaatagatgaataaaatgaaataagatgaaataatgaaaaacgACGAATGAGGAGAATAAGTGGAATATTCCACTGACAataaaaaagtaaagaagaagaagaagaagaagaagaagaaagagagggagagaaaggaggaagagtagaGAGGCGAAACAGAGAAGGacaagcagcagcagaaacacgaggagaaggaggaagtggtgaAGGAaaacacccgaaagcggagtacggctgcctacatggcagggtccttcacgtaaaagcccactcgtgtacatacaagtgaacgtgggagttgcagcccacgaagaagaaggtgaagggaaAAAGAGGGGGCTGATCATCCTTCAGCTGATGGTCAGAGGATGGagggcgttgtgtgtgtttgacccgGACGTTCTGAATGCTGAATACAGGACattcttaaccccttgactgccacgCCCGTATAATTCAGGGTcatggtgacgtcactgatgacatcaaaagaagggaaatgactGTGAAAGGCTGAAAACTTCACACACATAGAGGGGTATATCTCCAAGACCATTTTCTCACttttttggctgattgttctggatactaTTGATTTATGACTGGagacaccactttctgctgtttgttTTACTGGACAGTCAAATGGCTTAGCGGTACGCCATGGTTGTGCGCTGAAGGCCCCCGGTTAGTAAACTGTGCTGTCTGAACGCCATTGGATGAGGAGGCCATCCGCGTCTGTGTCGGGGCATGGTCTTCTACAGAGCAACGGGTTAGTACAGGTGTCTGACTGGGTTCTATCTCACtggctttcttttttgtgtgtgtgtgtttttttttcttttttttttggggggggggggggggggggggggggagggtgtggatggGTAGGGTGCGGGCTCCctcgttttattatttttctttttcatatttctCCATTTATTCTAAGGAGTCGGTCTttcatttaattaaaaaaaaacccccaaacccccaaagaaacaaacTCATATCAGTGCATACTTGTATTTAGATACTGGACGAaaacgaggaagaagagaaagaagaaaaagacgacaaaaaagacaacaacaacaacaaagcataaacaaaacaaagaaaaaagagaaacaataataataataatggatactgatatagcacactatccagaaatctactctaggtgctttacaaaaacgcttttgttaacataaaacattatatctatgttacatacacacaccaaaatgtgactacacacacacacacacacacacacacacacacgcacacacacacacgcacacacacacacacacacacacacacacacacacacacacacacacacactgcatacatacattttaacatacatgtgtatctaacagctaccctaacacatacgcacacataggcaggcacaaacttacataaacacacgcacacacaatacacattcatatacatgcatgtagttatgtacacatacatatgcatacacacatagtcaagcacagctaacgcaaaggaagtggaccttcaaaacaaaaactgagTGATAGACACGAAAAAAGAAATGAGgtacagagagataggcaggcaACAAAAGAGTATCAGATAGAAAATACAGGAGCAGTCAGATTAAAACGATTTTCGAAATAATGTCCTACTGTTTTTAAGTAAAAACATtcaaagacgcacacacaataagaatgaaaataaatcaaTGCCAAATGTGTACCAACATCTAGTGTAAGTGCCCTAAGTAAGTGTAAAATACTTCCCCAAAGTGAAGTGAAGAAAAACTGATTAAGATGGTTCAGAATGTTCCAGAAAGGCGCTTTAAACAAACTAGTCTGTGTGAACTTTTGTATGGGTGCAATGATTTGCTGTATTATGTTGTTCCATTCCATATTTCAACTCTTCCTGGAAGGGGGAAATATGAggctttttaaaatttaaaattaTTTTTGGAATTTTTCttcaatatatataattattggcTTTCTTTGTAGGGCTGTGCCAGGGCGTTTTTTTGTCCTCAAGATGTGATCGTGCaattcttaaaaaacaaaactgaagtgCCGATTAGTTGCGGTGTTGTGTGCTTCTCAGACATGAACGGTGCATTATGACCACTTGCACTGCTGTCCTGGACATGTCCccgctgactgtctgtctgtgttgtttgctcacacacacacacacacacgcgcgcgcacgcacgcgcgcgcacacacacacacacgcacatacacacacacatatatatatatatatatatacacacacacgcgcgcggtaGCGGAAGTAAGGGtagggatgagggtgtgtgtgtgtgcgtgtgtgtgtgtgtgggggggttatggggTTTGTTGGAGAATGGGTAAtgaagtgggagtgggggtgagtatAGCGTGTCACCCTGTCTGTCCCCACTCTCACGAGCGAAGCGCTGACCTACCATGCAAAGAGCGGACTCGCTTGCTGGTCACCACACTCTCACATGTATACATCACACAGACTATACTGCACACTCTTTTTAAGGTTTTACGTATGATTTTAATCATTATTTCATAACAGATAAAATAACAATGAAATCAACTTTGCCAGCATGCTATTTCATGTGCAACAACAGACAGCTTTATAACATAATATATATTATTTCGGAAAAGAAAAGCCATACATAGCAGAGTACAGCTTAATACCTTCTATTTTGATGGGATACACTATGATGTAATATGAAATATGCAATACCGATAGGGCAGTCAAATGCAATGTGTGACGACGGTATGCATgggtaagaatgtgtgtgtgtgtgtgtgtgtgtgtgtgtgtgtgtgtgtgtgtgtgtgtgtgtgtgtgtgtgtgtgtgtgtgtgtgtgtgaatcagaatcagaatcagaatcagaatcaattttaatgtcaattaaacctgaacaatgtttataagacacgcatgcaaagttacatgaaaccacgcacaaaaaaaaagaagaaaaaaaaggaaagaaaaaagaaaagaaaaaaaagataaatgctgaacaagacattgaatcactcttgcacgctacggcgtttttgacagcagttactgacaaatttcccaaacagtcccacaagtttgtcttccagtattagctcactgggtttaataatatttggaatgtaattttgaattttttgtatgaattttattctaatttctttgtacaattcgcagtcatctaagaaatgaaattcatcctctattgtttgacattgtaaacatagtctcctttcttttggaatgttgaaatatcggcctttttctattgctaaatcatgacaggatattcttaatttgcacaatgattgtttttgattataattaagatatccttcaagcaaataaggctctgttctgtattcacgagtaactttattatagaatagtagtttagatttaatttcagatttgtttctcttccagaataaaacatatccatattctagtttattcattataacgtggcttagtctatgaatattgaatgttgactgattattccaaaggtgtcctaaaccaagattctgtaatataatttcaacgaaattaatccatgttcgctgttttgtttcctctgtaagcatgtcatcatacacacttttgatatacgaattttctcgtgcctgtgttatgtgaaaccaaaattttattacctgacaaatcacttttaaacttaaggggtattgacctatttcaccaagtattgctaaatttgtggcttttttgtggacacccagtatttgtttaaaaaagtttagatgaacatgctcatgaggaaatttgttcatgagacaatggttatatagtttgtcaaaggtaaaagtagcatctgctttttcacaagtggggaaccatatttctgctccatacgttagtattggtgaaacgagactatcaaataattttgatattatatgtatgcctatgttttcattcttgaaagatcttttaagaatatgagaagctttattggcttgttttgccagatgttccATAGCCTTTTCAAAACTGCCTAATTTATGGAATATTATTATCAGGTatttatattgttcagttgtttctataacttctgtgtgtgcgcgcgatagATTCAGCACAGTGCATGCATTtcaatacacacgcacattcttTGTTGTTTACTGGTTCACTTGAACAGTTTCGGtagcaatattattattataattgttattattattattattattatcacttttcaCAACGGAACAAAAAAAGTTCAGTACGTGTCAGTGGCGTTGTGATATaagagaaaccaaaacaaaacaatacaagtcGATGTCATCGATTTTGAATGGACACATTATGATATAATCTGATATATACAATCATATGCAGTTCCGTTTGGAAGAGTCTATTGTGCAGTCCAGTGCAATGTGTgacgtgtgagagtgtgtgcgcgtgagtgagtgagtgagcgcgcgcgcgcacatgtgtatgtgtgtgtgcgtgcgagcgcgcgcgcgcgtgtgtgtgtgtatacggcatGAGCGCGCGTGTACATGTGCATCCGTCTGTGCGCgtatatgtctgcgtgtgtgcgtgtgtgtgtgtgtgtgcttgcgtgcgggtatgtgttagtgtgtgtgcctaagtgtgtgtgtgtgtgtgtgtgtgtgtgtgtgtgtgtgtgtgtgtgtgtgtgtgtgtagcgcagtACATGCAGGGCAGTGCAAGCACTTTAGTATATACACATTATTCACAACACAGTGGTTAATCTAAATAATTttacaacacagtgtgtgtgtccgtgactgagagagagagagagagagagagagagagagagagagagagacagagacagagacagagacagagatagagagacagagagacagagacagggagatagagagagagagagagagacagacagacagacagagagagacagagagacagaggtatagacagacagacagagatacagagagagggagggagggagatagacagagagagagagagagagagagagagagagaggagagagagagagagagagagagagagagagagagagagagagagagagagagagagagagactatacatTCTGTTCGTCAAAAGGGATAATTTCACGGAGAGCAAGGCAAAGACGTCCCCAGAAAGAGACAacagcatcctcctcctcactccactGAATGTACGTGGTGGTTTTCAGTACCCCCATCATGGCTGACGTCATCTGACGTGAGGTCacattgtccacacacaccacgatCAGAGCGTCATCATAGTCCATGacgtgagacagacacagcgacagctCAAACTGACACCACTGACTGTGCACAAAGTGCTGGGAGAACACCATCAGGATCTTCTTGCTGCTCTCCACGCACTGCACAATGTTGTCCACGATGTGCCTGCCCAGCACAAAGTCCCTCTCATGGATGCACAGCCTCAAGCCCAGTTCATCTTCCAGCTTTGGCAGGAGCTGTTGCCGTACCCAGGGAAGATCCTCTGAGGCATAGGACACGAAGACGTCAAAGTCAAAGTTATTGTTCATGAGTCGTTGTCTTCTGAGGACGTCGCGGCCCCGGAACGCTTCATGCATCAGCAGACGGATGTGCCAGCGATAGCGGAAAACAAGAGTCACCAACGTCAGAGTGAAGATGAAAATACTGCAGCACAGAATGATGAGGAGGTTGACCTCCTGTCTTATCAGACACGCTTGTTCAGTCATGGAAAAATTCTCTAATGTCATCCCTGGAATGTTATCACATTTGTAATCTGTCTTACGAAAACGGTTGACCATGAAGAGATTAGACCCTGTGTTCTGAAACCAGTGCTGAAACCACACGAGATCACAAGAGCATACAAGGGGATTGGAAGCGAGAGTTAAAGCTGACAGCTTCGAACGTACATTCTGCCCAAAAGTTTCCtcgtttattgtttttattttgttattgtgaAGTAACAGTATCCTAAGACTCCATAGTGAATCAAAGGCACCGTCAGGGATACTGTCAATCATATTATCATAAAGATATAAACTGGTCAGTTTAGGGAAATAAGCAAACATTTTTCTTGATATTGTTTCAAACTTACAACCAGGCATTTTCAAATTAACCAGTGACTGTAGGCTtccaaataaaagtaaaaatcTGTTACCATCTACGGAGGTAAAATTGTTTGAATGTAAAAATAAATCCCGTAGGTTACTGCAGTTTGCAAAAGCGTAACTACTTACTTGTTCGTCATCACCGAAGTTCAGTCCGTTACTACGGAGATCAAGGAAAGTCAGGTTCGGATTATCAAAAGCTCTCGCTTCGATTTGAATTGGCATTACAAACCAGTAGGGGGACTGGTTTCGTAGTTTGAGTTTTTGTAAGAACGGAAACTTTGCGATACTGAATGTACCAGTGGGGTAGACTGTGATGAAATTATGAGATAAATCAAGATGTCTCAACATTGGCAGGCAAACTTCAGCTGAGAAAACAACCTCAATGCGGTTGTGTCTAAGATTAAGAACTCCCAGAAAAGGGAACATTGACTCCTTCCcaatacatgtttttggaaatgtCCGCAGTGCATTGTCTATCAAGAGTAGAGATCTAAGCTGATTAAGGGAACACGAGGATGTAATGCCATTAAAGTCACAGTCACTGAGGTCAAGTTGCCACAGAAAATGTAAATTGCAAAAGCCATCTAAGTTGTAAATGCTGCCGTGTGGGTTGTAACTAAGACGAATTTGTCCGATATGAGACGTTGTGTTTTGAAACAGGTCAgctggaggtggtgggaggtTACAGTTTTGTGCCTCAACCCATCGAATACTTTGTATGGAAAATATTTCTCTAAGGGAAGGAAATGTCAGTGCGTCATTACAATCCAAAACCACACCGTTTAATTCTCCCATCTCCCGAAACACACCAGCAGGTAGCCAGGAAATGTTGTTGTATAAGAGATATAAAGTCTGGATACTTGTAAAGTTTGCAAATGTGTTCCTGGTTAAAAACAGCGACAGGTTGTTGCAAGAAAAATCGACTTCAACAATGCTCTCTGGCAGCTTGGGAACGTAAGTGAGTTGCCCCCAGTGACCCGAACAGTCTGCTGTAGAGCGGTCACACCAACACCTGTTGTCTCCACACGGTACCTGTACATCATATGACTGTGGCCTGGTGGACGGGCAAGCTGCGGCAGCCACCTGGATGCTCTGAGGAGGAAGGAGCACCACCAACAAGGAGAGACACCACAGCCACCGCGCAGTGGGACACAGAGCTGCCAGCGCCATACTCAGCCCCTCTTCAGCTCTACACCTTCCCAAACTGAATAAGAAATACACAATTGGTTATTTAGTCCTTCACACCAAGTGCTGTCAACACACAAAGATTATCAATTCTTGCAAGCTGTCCATCTTTGCTTCAAACGGTACCTCCTTCACAAAAGGAAGAAATCCCAGTCTGCGATCAAATGCGATTAAATCACATTGAGTCGTGGACAGACGTTTTTATTCTGGTGTGAGGCTTGAGGTTTTGTGCCCGGAACATTTCAGCTACAGCGTTTGTCAACCAGTTTCAACGTTAGTTAGGGGTGGAGTGAAACAAGATCGGTGAGAGGGCCATTTACCGAATTTTACTTCATGTGCTAAAATATTCAGCATGAGCATGATAAGACTGggtaatactgctactactgctgctactactgctactactactgacaaggacgggatccttgagagatgggctgaacactttgacagcgtactgaacagcccttccaccatcaatgatgaagccatcgaccgactcccccaggtgccagtcagtgagtcgttggatgccattccaactttggaggagacccagaaagctatccgtctgttacccaatggcaaagcccctggctcagactccattccagctgaggtctacaaagaaggtggtatggcgctgactgagaagcttcatcagctattccactggcagcatgaggcagttccacaggacttcaaagacgcttccatcatacacctgtacaagcgcaaaggaaatcgtcaggcctgtgacaaccatcgtggaatatccctgctgtccgtcgcaggcaagactctggccagagtgctactcaaccgtctcatagcgcaccttgagcaaggtctcctaccagagagccagtgtggcttccggaaagaacgcaggactatcgacatggtgcttgctgccaggcagctccaggagaagtgtcaggaacagaacgccgacctttactccacctatgtcgatctgaccaaggccttcgatactgttagcagagatggcctttggagaatcatggcgaagtacggatgtcccagaaagttcatcaccatcacacggcaactacacgatgggatgctggcccgagtccaagacaacggtgagacttcagaaccattccctgtctccaacggagtcaagcaagggtgtgttcttgctccCACCCTGTTTAgtttcatgttttcagccatgctgacagatgccttcagagacgctgacgtaggcattggcatcaggtaccgcacagatggcttactcttcaacctcagaaggcttcaagcaaaaaccaaggtgaggacagacaccgtcaacgacttcctgtttgctgatgactgcgctctcaatgctgcctccgaagctgacatgcagcacagcgtcgacaagttctctgctgcctgtgacaactctGGCCTCAcagtcagcacaaagaagactgaggtgatgcaccagccagctccaggaaagccttacgttgaaccaaacatctttatcaacgggcaacgactgaatgcggtggacaagttcacatacctgggcagtacactctctcgcacagttgtcatcgacgatgaggtgaatgccagacttgccaaagccagcgctgccttcggcagactccataagaacgtttggaacaggagaggcatcaccctggagacgaagctcaaagtatacaaggccatagttctcaccacactgctctatggatgtgaatcatggacggtctacaaacgccacgccaaaaagctgaaccacttccacaccaccagcctcagaaaacttctcggcataaagtggcaagagaagatccctgacacagaggtgctcactcgtgcaaacctgcccagcatctacaccatcttgatgcaggcccagctgcgctgggcaggccatgtagttcgcatgccagaccaccgactccccaagaaactgctgtatggcgaactccaacatggaaagcgctcccatggaggccaaaagaagcgcttcaaagacactctgaaagcttctctgaaggccttcagcatcagccacgacacatggaagctgaatgcaatggacagaccaaagtggcgttcagctgtccacaaaggcgccaaatcctgtgaggccaacagaatcgctgcagcagagcaacgcagacaggccaggaaaagcagtgccagcaagtccccgacagccgccaccattccctgtccacactgcgtcagaaccttccgggcgcggattggcctgaccagtcatctgcgcacccacagagcccaacccacccacccccaggatgactagatggtcctcgtcaatcccgacggacgaaccacactgctgctgctgtttactgctgctgctgcttctgctgtgttgttgctgctgcttctgctaccacTAATACTATTTTTCTAGAACTTATTCTCATGTTTATGTAAAATGTAAATTAATGACAAACAAACCGACTGTGACTGAAAGTATTGCTAAGATTTTCCCAATATTATTGAGAAAAAAATCAGGACCCGGAATGTAGTATATTACAAGGTGATCTGTCAGTGCCTCTTTATATgccgctaaacacacacacacacacacacacacacacacacacacacacacacacacacacacacacacacacacacacacacacacacacacacactcctgtgaaTGTCTAAATTTTCCGTGCACCCGTATGCGTGTCACAAGACAGAACAGAGGTCTGCATGCCCTTTCTATGGTCTCAATGGCCACATGCGATCCGTAGATAAGTCTTTCTAGTGTGCAGTTACGACATCTGATCCATCTGCTTTTTAACTGTGAGCCGTGTTTTTCTCCGTCTTGGGAAGGCCTTTTCAACATGCCTCTGGCTTTTTTTGTCTTCGTTGTAACTGGGTTGTGCATTGTTAGTGAATTACGCAGTGACTGATCGCCTTTCGGTCAGTGACTACATACCGTCACTCGTCTGCACTTTACTGTCCTAAACCACCACTACTTATAAATGTTATTTTATATATgctcgcgtgtgtgcgcgtgtgtgtgagtgagtgagtgagtgtgtgtgtgtgtgtgtgtgtgtgtgtgtgtgtgtgtgtgtgtgtgtgcgtgtgagcgcgcgtaCGCGTGGGGGCGCACATGAGTGTACATATTTTTATTATGTCTGTAC includes the following:
- the LOC143279432 gene encoding toll-like receptor 2 type-1 — protein: MALAALCPTARWLWCLSLLVVLLPPQSIQVAAAACPSTRPQSYDVQVPCGDNRCWCDRSTADCSGHWGQLTYVPKLPESIVEVDFSCNNLSLFLTRNTFANFTSIQTLYLLYNNISWLPAGVFREMGELNGVVLDCNDALTFPSLREIFSIQSIRWVEAQNCNLPPPPADLFQNTTSHIGQIRLSYNPHGSIYNLDGFCNLHFLWQLDLSDCDFNGITSSCSLNQLRSLLLIDNALRTFPKTCIGKESMFPFLGVLNLRHNRIEVVFSAEVCLPMLRHLDLSHNFITVYPTGTFSIAKFPFLQKLKLRNQSPYWFVMPIQIEARAFDNPNLTFLDLRSNGLNFGDDEQVSSYAFANCSNLRDLFLHSNNFTSVDGNRFLLLFGSLQSLVNLKMPGCKFETISRKMFAYFPKLTSLYLYDNMIDSIPDGAFDSLWSLRILLLHNNKIKTINEETFGQNVRSKLSALTLASNPLVCSCDLVWFQHWFQNTGSNLFMVNRFRKTDYKCDNIPGMTLENFSMTEQACLIRQEVNLLIILCCSIFIFTLTLVTLVFRYRWHIRLLMHEAFRGRDVLRRQRLMNNNFDFDVFVSYASEDLPWVRQQLLPKLEDELGLRLCIHERDFVLGRHIVDNIVQCVESSKKILMVFSQHFVHSQWCQFELSLCLSHVMDYDDALIVVCVDNVTSRQMTSAMMGVLKTTTYIQWSEEEDAVVSFWGRLCLALREIIPFDEQNV